From Chloroflexota bacterium, the proteins below share one genomic window:
- a CDS encoding redox-sensing transcriptional repressor Rex, which yields MADRRSSQRIPPTTVRRLSAYYRALGALVEQGVPHVSSKALSDLAGSTAPQVRRDLAYFGSFGTRGVGYSVNALRSQLARILGIDRSWPLGLIGVGNLGQALLAYRGFRGPEYTIAAAFDADPAKIGAVVEGVQVVDVSSFASEARRLGLAIALVAVPAEAAQAVVDQVVAADVHAILNFAPAQLRVPSGVRLSNVDLSMEVESLTHALSNGRHGAGGA from the coding sequence ATGGCAGATCGCCGTTCGTCGCAACGTATTCCCCCAACCACGGTGCGGCGCCTTTCGGCCTACTACCGCGCGCTCGGCGCGCTCGTGGAGCAGGGCGTGCCGCACGTCTCGTCCAAGGCGCTCAGCGATCTCGCCGGGTCCACGGCGCCGCAAGTGCGCCGCGACCTGGCCTATTTCGGGTCGTTCGGTACACGGGGCGTGGGCTACTCCGTGAACGCTCTGCGGAGCCAACTCGCTCGAATCCTTGGAATCGATCGTTCGTGGCCGCTGGGACTGATAGGGGTGGGCAATCTGGGCCAGGCGTTGCTGGCCTACCGTGGCTTTCGCGGACCCGAGTACACCATCGCCGCCGCATTCGACGCCGACCCGGCCAAGATCGGCGCGGTGGTCGAGGGCGTCCAAGTGGTGGACGTGTCCAGCTTCGCGAGCGAGGCGCGACGGCTCGGCCTGGCGATCGCCCTGGTCGCAGTGCCTGCGGAGGCCGCGCAGGCCGTGGTCGATCAAGTCGTGGCCGCCGACGTTCACGCCATTCTCAACTTCGCACCGGCGCAGTTGCGCGTCCCCTCAGGTGTACGCCTCTCGAACGTGGACCTGTCCATGGAAGTGGAGTCGCTCACCCATGCGCTTAGCAACGGACGGCATGGCGCGGGCGGGGCGTGA
- a CDS encoding NADH-quinone oxidoreductase subunit A — translation MALKPRRKDPVKGEAYESGMPPIGDTRGRHNVRFYIVAMLFLIFDVELAFLYPWVVLYSNLDEQLFLFIEALVFIGILGVGYVYAWRKGALDWKN, via the coding sequence ATGGCCCTCAAGCCGCGCCGCAAGGACCCGGTGAAGGGCGAAGCCTACGAGTCCGGCATGCCCCCCATCGGCGACACGCGCGGCCGCCATAACGTCCGCTTTTACATCGTGGCCATGCTGTTCCTGATATTCGACGTCGAGCTGGCGTTCCTCTATCCGTGGGTCGTGCTCTACAGCAATCTCGACGAACAGCTCTTCTTGTTCATTGAAGCGCTGGTGTTCATCGGCATCCTCGGCGTCGGCTACGTCTACGCGTGGCGCAAGGGCGCCCTGGACTGGAAGAACTAG
- a CDS encoding NADH-quinone oxidoreductase subunit C, whose product MISTAPTPTIEAAGIVSRVRELAGDAFEGGRVVRGDPVVEISSDAVNLLAEALRDDSELRFEQLIDVTAVHWPADAGREFELIYQYRSLSNNLFLRVKTRVGDGGSVATLAHTYQSGRWLEREVHDLFGVGFEGHPDLRRVLLPEGYEGHPLRKDYPVEGPTFPEDAHRNDLFGHLDPDDFWDEPEAGASGS is encoded by the coding sequence GTGATCAGCACGGCGCCGACACCCACGATTGAGGCGGCTGGCATCGTGAGCCGCGTGCGCGAGCTTGCCGGCGACGCATTTGAAGGCGGTCGCGTCGTACGGGGCGATCCCGTCGTCGAGATTTCATCGGATGCCGTGAATCTGCTGGCTGAGGCGCTTCGTGATGACAGCGAGTTGCGCTTCGAGCAGCTCATCGACGTGACGGCGGTGCACTGGCCCGCGGACGCCGGGCGCGAGTTTGAGCTGATCTACCAATATCGTTCGCTCAGCAACAACCTGTTTCTTCGGGTGAAGACGCGCGTAGGCGACGGCGGCTCCGTCGCGACACTGGCCCACACCTACCAATCCGGGCGCTGGCTGGAGCGCGAGGTGCACGATCTGTTCGGCGTGGGCTTCGAGGGCCATCCGGACCTGCGCCGCGTGCTGCTGCCCGAGGGCTACGAGGGCCACCCGCTGCGCAAGGACTACCCGGTCGAAGGCCCAACCTTCCCCGAGGACGCCCACCGCAACGATCTGTTCGGACATCTTGACCCGGATGACTTCTGGGACGAGCCGGAGGCCGGAGCGTCGGGCTCATGA
- the nuoD gene encoding NADH dehydrogenase (quinone) subunit D, whose product MVLNMGPQHPSTHGVMRLLIEVDGETVTKCTPDVGYLHRGVEKLIETHDYRGGITLTDRMDYTAGPSNNMGYLMAIEKLMGMEDEIPLRAKLIRTAVAELSRLASHHIWIGTHALDIGAMSAFLWSLREREKILYLFEQACGARLTTSFMRVGGTGPHDVPESWVENVDAFLDSYTLDELNALLTGNEIFQSRTRGVGVIPAEQALSYGLTGPALRGSGVDWDLRKARPYAAYDMIDFEIPVFPEGDVYARYLVRLNEMYQAARIVRQCMEHLRDLPPDAPSNADRPDLVPPDVGRVPFDMEAMINHFKLVMHGVEPPVGEAYFGIEGPKGELGYYFVSDGSGMPYRCHVRSPSFVNLGVMEDAAVGGLIADTVALIGSIDIVLGEVDR is encoded by the coding sequence ATGGTGCTCAACATGGGGCCGCAGCATCCCAGCACGCACGGCGTGATGCGGTTGCTAATCGAGGTCGATGGCGAAACGGTCACCAAGTGCACCCCCGACGTGGGCTACCTGCACCGCGGCGTGGAGAAGCTCATCGAGACCCACGACTACCGCGGCGGCATCACGCTCACCGACCGCATGGACTACACCGCCGGCCCGTCGAACAATATGGGCTACCTCATGGCCATCGAGAAGCTGATGGGCATGGAGGACGAGATTCCGCTGCGGGCCAAGCTGATTCGCACGGCGGTGGCCGAGCTTTCCCGCCTGGCGTCCCACCACATCTGGATCGGCACGCACGCGCTGGACATCGGCGCCATGTCGGCCTTCCTGTGGTCCCTGCGCGAGCGCGAAAAGATCCTCTATCTCTTCGAGCAGGCCTGCGGCGCGCGCCTCACCACGTCATTCATGCGCGTGGGTGGCACCGGTCCGCATGACGTCCCCGAAAGTTGGGTGGAGAACGTCGACGCGTTTCTCGACAGCTACACGCTCGACGAGCTCAACGCTCTCTTGACCGGCAACGAGATTTTCCAGAGCCGCACCCGCGGCGTGGGCGTCATTCCGGCCGAACAGGCGCTGAGCTACGGGCTCACCGGCCCTGCCCTGCGGGGATCGGGCGTCGACTGGGACCTGCGCAAGGCGCGGCCCTACGCCGCCTACGACATGATCGACTTTGAGATCCCGGTGTTCCCGGAGGGCGATGTCTACGCGCGCTACCTGGTGCGGCTCAACGAGATGTACCAGGCGGCGCGGATCGTCCGGCAGTGCATGGAGCATCTCCGCGACCTGCCGCCGGACGCCCCGTCCAACGCGGACCGTCCCGACCTGGTGCCGCCGGACGTGGGGCGGGTGCCCTTTGACATGGAAGCCATGATCAATCACTTCAAATTGGTGATGCACGGTGTCGAGCCGCCGGTCGGCGAAGCCTACTTCGGAATCGAGGGGCCGAAAGGCGAACTGGGCTACTACTTCGTGAGCGACGGGAGCGGCATGCCCTATCGCTGTCACGTGCGCTCGCCGTCGTTCGTCAATCTCGGCGTCATGGAGGATGCGGCGGTCGGCGGACTGATCGCCGACACAGTGGCGCTGATCGGCAGCATCGACATCGTGCTGGGTGAGGTGGACCGGTGA